One genomic segment of Passer domesticus isolate bPasDom1 chromosome 21, bPasDom1.hap1, whole genome shotgun sequence includes these proteins:
- the LOC135284888 gene encoding excitatory amino acid transporter 1-like isoform X1 yields the protein MSEQSHVNSLFLNEDAAKRLHADSRVQRFRQAVRKRAARAKKRMHSITAESAKSFFRRNAFVLFTIAAVLLGIILAFSLRPYQLTYRQIKYFSFPGELLMRMLQMLVLPLIVSSLITGMASLDSRVSGKMGMRAIIYYMVTTIIAVFIGIFMVIIIHPGKGSKDKLHREGRIEQVQTTDAFMDLVRNMFPPNLVEACFKQYKTQYSTRVFTRTILHSSNATAGVATTQIPVPENFTSIMENVTHALGTISEVLTFEEVIPIPGSANGVNALGLVVFSMCFGLMIGSMKQKGRPLREFFNCLNEAIMRLVAIIIWYAPVGIMFLIAGKILEMDDLAVMGGQLGMYTLTVIVGLLIHALCILPLLYFIVTHRNPWVFIAGLLQALITALGTSSSSATLPITFRCLEENNGVDRRITRFVLPVGATINMDGTALYEALAAIFIAQVNNYELDFGQIITISITATAASIGAAGIPQAGLVTMVIVLTSVGLPTEDITLIIAVDWFLDRLRTTTNVLGDSLGAGIVEHLSRHELDAQDCELGNSGIQDKEQLSHLVCPQNDTHRHSRRETAL from the exons ATGAGCGAGCAGAGCCACGTCAACAGCCTGTTCCTCAACGAGGATGCAGCCAAGCGGCTTCACGCCGACAGCCGGGTGCAGCGGTTCCGGCAGGCTGTGCGCAAGCGGGCGGCGCGGGCCAAGAAGCGGATGCACAGCATCACGGCTGAGAGCGCTAAAAGCTTCTTCAGGAGAAATGCCTTCGTCCTGTTCACCATTGCTGCGGTCCTACTAG GGATTATCCTGGCCTTCTCCCTCCGACCCTACCAACTGACCTATCGCCAGATCAAGTATTTCTCCTTCCCCGGTGAGCTGCTGATGCGTATGCTCCAGATGCTGGTTCTTCCTCTCATTGTCTCTAGCTTGATTACAG GAATGGCCTCACTGGACAGCAGAGTCTCAGGGAAGATGGGGATGCGGGCTATCATCTACTACATGGTGACCACAATCATAGCTGTCTTCATTGGCATCTTCATGGTGATCATCATACATCCAGGAAAAGGATCTAAGGACAAACTTCACAGAGAAGGCAGAATTGAGCAGGTGCAGACCACAGATGCCTTCATGGACTTGGTGAG GAATATGTTCCCACCCAACCTGGTAGAAGCCTGCTTCAAACAG TACAAGACTCAGTACAGCACGAGGGTCTTCACCAGAACCATCCTCCACAGCAGCAATGCCACAGCAGGTGTGGCAACCACTCAGATCCCTGTGCCTGAGAATTTCACCAGCATCATGGAGAATGTCACTCATGCCCTGGGAACCATCTCTGAGGTGCTGACCTTTGAAGAAGTCATTCCCATCCCAGGCTCAGCCAATGGGGTGAACGCGCTGGGGCTGGTAGTGTTCTCCATGTGCTTCGGTTTGATGATCGGCAGCATGAAGCAGAAGGGACGGCCCCTGCGGGAGTTCTTTAACTGCCTCAACGAAGCCATCATGAGGCTGGTGGCCATTATCATCTG GTATGCTCCAGTTGGGATCATGTTTTTGATTGCGGGCAAAATCCTGGAGATGGATGACTTAGCAGTGATGGGAGGCCAGCTGGGGATGTACACGCTCACTGTCATTGTTGGACTCCTCATTCACGCCCTTTGCATCCTGCCTCTGCTCTACTTCATTGTGACTCACCGAAACCCCTGGGTGTTCATtgcagggctcctgcaggctctcatcacagccctgggcacctccTCCAG CTCAGCGACTCTGCCCATAACCTTCAGGTGCCTGGAGGAAAACAATGGTGTGGACAGGCGCATCACAAGGTTtgtgctgcctgtgggagcCACAATTAATATGGACGGCACTGCTCTGTACGAGGCCCTTGCAGCCATCTTCATTGCACAAGTCAACAACTATGAACTTGACTTTGGGCAAATCATCACAATAAG CATCACTGCCACGGCAGCCAGCATCGGAGCCGCAGGTATTCCCCAGGCAGGACTGGTGACAATGGTTATAGTGCTGACATCAGTGGGGCTGCCTACTGAAGACATTACACTGATCATCGCTGTGGACTGGTTTCT GGACCGTCTTAGAACAACTACAAACGTCCTGGGGGATTCTCTCGGGGCTGGCATTGTGGAGCATCTCTCCCGGCATGAGCTGGATGCGCAAGACTGCGAACTTGGTAATTCTGGGATACAGGACAAAGAACAGCTCTCCCACCTGGTTTGCCCACAGAATGACACCCACAGGCACTCCAGGAGGGAGACAGCACTGTGA
- the LOC135284888 gene encoding excitatory amino acid transporter 4-like isoform X3, with amino-acid sequence MSEQSHVNSLFLNEDAAKRLHADSRVQRFRQAVRKRAARAKKRMHSITAESAKSFFRRNAFVLFTIAAVLLGIILAFSLRPYQLTYRQIKYFSFPGELLMRMLQMLVLPLIVSSLITGMASLDSRVSGKMGMRAIIYYMVTTIIAVFIGIFMVIIIHPGKGSKDKLHREGRIEQVQTTDAFMDLVRNMFPPNLVEACFKQYKTQYSTRVFTRTILHSSNATAGVATTQIPVPENFTSIMENVTHALGTISEVLTFEEVIPIPGSANGVNALGLVVFSMCFGLMIGSMKQKGRPLREFFNCLNEAIMRLVAIIIWYAPVGIMFLIAGKILEMDDLAVMGGQLGMYTLTVIVGLLIHALCILPLLYFIVTHRNPWVFIAGLLQALITALGTSSSSATLPITFRCLEENNGVDRRITRFVLPVGATINMDGTALYEALAAIFIAQVNNYELDFGQIITISITATAASIGAAGIPQAGLVTMVIVLTSVGLPTEDITLIIAVDWFLDRLRTTTNVLGDSLGAGIVEHLSRHELDAQDCELD; translated from the exons ATGAGCGAGCAGAGCCACGTCAACAGCCTGTTCCTCAACGAGGATGCAGCCAAGCGGCTTCACGCCGACAGCCGGGTGCAGCGGTTCCGGCAGGCTGTGCGCAAGCGGGCGGCGCGGGCCAAGAAGCGGATGCACAGCATCACGGCTGAGAGCGCTAAAAGCTTCTTCAGGAGAAATGCCTTCGTCCTGTTCACCATTGCTGCGGTCCTACTAG GGATTATCCTGGCCTTCTCCCTCCGACCCTACCAACTGACCTATCGCCAGATCAAGTATTTCTCCTTCCCCGGTGAGCTGCTGATGCGTATGCTCCAGATGCTGGTTCTTCCTCTCATTGTCTCTAGCTTGATTACAG GAATGGCCTCACTGGACAGCAGAGTCTCAGGGAAGATGGGGATGCGGGCTATCATCTACTACATGGTGACCACAATCATAGCTGTCTTCATTGGCATCTTCATGGTGATCATCATACATCCAGGAAAAGGATCTAAGGACAAACTTCACAGAGAAGGCAGAATTGAGCAGGTGCAGACCACAGATGCCTTCATGGACTTGGTGAG GAATATGTTCCCACCCAACCTGGTAGAAGCCTGCTTCAAACAG TACAAGACTCAGTACAGCACGAGGGTCTTCACCAGAACCATCCTCCACAGCAGCAATGCCACAGCAGGTGTGGCAACCACTCAGATCCCTGTGCCTGAGAATTTCACCAGCATCATGGAGAATGTCACTCATGCCCTGGGAACCATCTCTGAGGTGCTGACCTTTGAAGAAGTCATTCCCATCCCAGGCTCAGCCAATGGGGTGAACGCGCTGGGGCTGGTAGTGTTCTCCATGTGCTTCGGTTTGATGATCGGCAGCATGAAGCAGAAGGGACGGCCCCTGCGGGAGTTCTTTAACTGCCTCAACGAAGCCATCATGAGGCTGGTGGCCATTATCATCTG GTATGCTCCAGTTGGGATCATGTTTTTGATTGCGGGCAAAATCCTGGAGATGGATGACTTAGCAGTGATGGGAGGCCAGCTGGGGATGTACACGCTCACTGTCATTGTTGGACTCCTCATTCACGCCCTTTGCATCCTGCCTCTGCTCTACTTCATTGTGACTCACCGAAACCCCTGGGTGTTCATtgcagggctcctgcaggctctcatcacagccctgggcacctccTCCAG CTCAGCGACTCTGCCCATAACCTTCAGGTGCCTGGAGGAAAACAATGGTGTGGACAGGCGCATCACAAGGTTtgtgctgcctgtgggagcCACAATTAATATGGACGGCACTGCTCTGTACGAGGCCCTTGCAGCCATCTTCATTGCACAAGTCAACAACTATGAACTTGACTTTGGGCAAATCATCACAATAAG CATCACTGCCACGGCAGCCAGCATCGGAGCCGCAGGTATTCCCCAGGCAGGACTGGTGACAATGGTTATAGTGCTGACATCAGTGGGGCTGCCTACTGAAGACATTACACTGATCATCGCTGTGGACTGGTTTCT GGACCGTCTTAGAACAACTACAAACGTCCTGGGGGATTCTCTCGGGGCTGGCATTGTGGAGCATCTCTCCCGGCATGAGCTGGATGCGCAAGACTGCGAACTTG
- the LOC135284888 gene encoding excitatory amino acid transporter 4-like isoform X2 — translation MSEQSHVNSLFLNEDAAKRLHADSRVQRFRQAVRKRAARAKKRMHSITAESAKSFFRRNAFVLFTIAAVLLGIILAFSLRPYQLTYRQIKYFSFPGELLMRMLQMLVLPLIVSSLITGMASLDSRVSGKMGMRAIIYYMVTTIIAVFIGIFMVIIIHPGKGSKDKLHREGRIEQVQTTDAFMDLVRNMFPPNLVEACFKQYKTQYSTRVFTRTILHSSNATAGVATTQIPVPENFTSIMENVTHALGTISEVLTFEEVIPIPGSANGVNALGLVVFSMCFGLMIGSMKQKGRPLREFFNCLNEAIMRLVAIIIWYAPVGIMFLIAGKILEMDDLAVMGGQLGMYTLTVIVGLLIHALCILPLLYFIVTHRNPWVFIAGLLQALITALGTSSSSATLPITFRCLEENNGVDRRITRFVLPVGATINMDGTALYEALAAIFIAQVNNYELDFGQIITISITATAASIGAAGIPQAGLVTMVIVLTSVGLPTEDITLIIAVDWFLDRLRTTTNVLGDSLGAGIVEHLSRHELDAQDCELDYLSNFSRKH, via the exons ATGAGCGAGCAGAGCCACGTCAACAGCCTGTTCCTCAACGAGGATGCAGCCAAGCGGCTTCACGCCGACAGCCGGGTGCAGCGGTTCCGGCAGGCTGTGCGCAAGCGGGCGGCGCGGGCCAAGAAGCGGATGCACAGCATCACGGCTGAGAGCGCTAAAAGCTTCTTCAGGAGAAATGCCTTCGTCCTGTTCACCATTGCTGCGGTCCTACTAG GGATTATCCTGGCCTTCTCCCTCCGACCCTACCAACTGACCTATCGCCAGATCAAGTATTTCTCCTTCCCCGGTGAGCTGCTGATGCGTATGCTCCAGATGCTGGTTCTTCCTCTCATTGTCTCTAGCTTGATTACAG GAATGGCCTCACTGGACAGCAGAGTCTCAGGGAAGATGGGGATGCGGGCTATCATCTACTACATGGTGACCACAATCATAGCTGTCTTCATTGGCATCTTCATGGTGATCATCATACATCCAGGAAAAGGATCTAAGGACAAACTTCACAGAGAAGGCAGAATTGAGCAGGTGCAGACCACAGATGCCTTCATGGACTTGGTGAG GAATATGTTCCCACCCAACCTGGTAGAAGCCTGCTTCAAACAG TACAAGACTCAGTACAGCACGAGGGTCTTCACCAGAACCATCCTCCACAGCAGCAATGCCACAGCAGGTGTGGCAACCACTCAGATCCCTGTGCCTGAGAATTTCACCAGCATCATGGAGAATGTCACTCATGCCCTGGGAACCATCTCTGAGGTGCTGACCTTTGAAGAAGTCATTCCCATCCCAGGCTCAGCCAATGGGGTGAACGCGCTGGGGCTGGTAGTGTTCTCCATGTGCTTCGGTTTGATGATCGGCAGCATGAAGCAGAAGGGACGGCCCCTGCGGGAGTTCTTTAACTGCCTCAACGAAGCCATCATGAGGCTGGTGGCCATTATCATCTG GTATGCTCCAGTTGGGATCATGTTTTTGATTGCGGGCAAAATCCTGGAGATGGATGACTTAGCAGTGATGGGAGGCCAGCTGGGGATGTACACGCTCACTGTCATTGTTGGACTCCTCATTCACGCCCTTTGCATCCTGCCTCTGCTCTACTTCATTGTGACTCACCGAAACCCCTGGGTGTTCATtgcagggctcctgcaggctctcatcacagccctgggcacctccTCCAG CTCAGCGACTCTGCCCATAACCTTCAGGTGCCTGGAGGAAAACAATGGTGTGGACAGGCGCATCACAAGGTTtgtgctgcctgtgggagcCACAATTAATATGGACGGCACTGCTCTGTACGAGGCCCTTGCAGCCATCTTCATTGCACAAGTCAACAACTATGAACTTGACTTTGGGCAAATCATCACAATAAG CATCACTGCCACGGCAGCCAGCATCGGAGCCGCAGGTATTCCCCAGGCAGGACTGGTGACAATGGTTATAGTGCTGACATCAGTGGGGCTGCCTACTGAAGACATTACACTGATCATCGCTGTGGACTGGTTTCT GGACCGTCTTAGAACAACTACAAACGTCCTGGGGGATTCTCTCGGGGCTGGCATTGTGGAGCATCTCTCCCGGCATGAGCTGGATGCGCAAGACTGCGAACTTG